Proteins from a single region of Chryseobacterium sp. W4I1:
- a CDS encoding AraC family transcriptional regulator has protein sequence MIYTTLLNIAIFQGIILGLVILKSSLFNSKSNKYLAYLLFALSMVLLNYVFELEGAFKSYPLLCFLDYIEWIFLLPVFIFQFIINRIDDTVKNRQKTYLYYIPFVYSSTFVILYHLNDILGIYKIAGSGIFILNILRLIQLLFAFIIILFPPFYSYFMIRHLKDPQEKKWVITLLTTLYLLLSTWLITYMTGFFFGIDISSTMSVLALSATFIMHWTAYIGIYKYKLAKNKDAVYHFLNNDSAVLSPNLPIVEDSIPQEYKESITADNLYFQKLELLCKDEHIYTDSTLNREKVAEKLGISAGYVSQIVNTITGDNFAHYINQYRVEAVKEMISDPEYENYTLLTMGLESGFTSKTTFYKAFKKVTGQTPNEYKNTSK, from the coding sequence TTGATCTACACAACACTTTTAAATATTGCGATTTTCCAGGGAATCATCTTAGGCTTAGTTATTTTAAAATCTTCCCTATTCAATAGTAAATCAAATAAGTATTTAGCGTACTTACTGTTTGCACTTTCCATGGTTTTACTGAATTATGTTTTTGAACTTGAAGGTGCATTTAAGTCCTATCCTTTGCTGTGTTTTCTGGACTATATTGAGTGGATATTTTTACTGCCCGTTTTCATCTTCCAGTTTATAATAAACCGAATTGATGATACCGTAAAGAACAGACAAAAAACTTATTTGTATTACATTCCGTTTGTCTATTCCTCTACTTTTGTTATTCTATACCATCTTAATGATATTTTAGGAATTTATAAAATCGCAGGCTCAGGCATTTTCATACTCAATATACTTAGACTGATTCAGCTTTTATTTGCCTTTATCATCATCCTTTTTCCACCTTTTTACTCTTATTTTATGATAAGGCATTTAAAAGACCCACAAGAGAAAAAATGGGTCATTACCTTATTAACGACGCTCTATTTATTATTATCTACCTGGCTAATTACGTATATGACCGGCTTCTTTTTTGGAATAGACATTTCCTCTACCATGAGTGTACTGGCTTTATCGGCTACATTTATCATGCATTGGACAGCCTATATAGGCATTTACAAATACAAGCTTGCCAAAAACAAAGATGCTGTCTACCATTTTCTAAATAATGATTCAGCTGTTTTGTCTCCCAATCTGCCAATTGTAGAAGATAGTATACCACAAGAGTATAAAGAATCTATCACGGCAGATAATCTTTATTTTCAAAAACTGGAACTTCTCTGCAAAGATGAGCACATTTATACCGACAGTACATTGAACAGGGAAAAAGTAGCTGAAAAACTAGGCATAAGCGCAGGATATGTTTCACAAATTGTAAACACGATAACAGGAGACAATTTTGCCCACTACATCAATCAATACCGGGTGGAAGCTGTGAAGGAAATGATATCGGATCCGGAATATGAAAACTATACGTTGCTGACGATGGGACTAGAATCCGGGTTTACTTCAAAAACAACTTTTTATAAAGCTTTTAAAAAAGTAACCGGTCAAACACCCAATGAATACAAAAATACCAGCAAATAG
- a CDS encoding DUF3575 domain-containing protein, giving the protein MKKTFLLLIMLFAFYSVKAQNENGTDANPYQKNNEIRLNLIAPLAGAVEAGFERHLSKNSSLGISAFFVYDNSENEDLNYYISPYYRYYFGKKYASGFFVEGFGAFTSIDGKKIYAADNVTFTENKDVYDVALGAGLGWKLVTKKGLVFEANAGYGRLLFNAAKTDHDIVAKFGLSMGYRF; this is encoded by the coding sequence ATGAAAAAAACCTTTTTACTACTCATCATGTTGTTTGCTTTTTATTCTGTCAAAGCTCAAAATGAAAATGGAACTGATGCAAATCCTTATCAGAAAAACAATGAAATTAGATTAAATTTAATCGCGCCATTAGCCGGTGCTGTGGAAGCAGGTTTTGAACGGCATCTCAGCAAAAACTCATCACTCGGAATTTCTGCATTTTTCGTTTATGATAATTCAGAAAATGAGGATCTGAATTACTACATTTCCCCATATTACAGGTATTATTTTGGAAAAAAATATGCTTCCGGCTTTTTTGTCGAAGGATTTGGAGCGTTCACTTCCATTGATGGGAAAAAAATATACGCAGCGGACAACGTGACATTCACTGAAAACAAAGATGTGTATGATGTCGCATTGGGTGCCGGCCTTGGCTGGAAGCTGGTTACCAAAAAAGGATTAGTTTTTGAAGCCAATGCAGGCTATGGAAGGCTATTGTTCAATGCAGCCAAAACAGATCATGACATAGTTGCAAAATTTGGTTTGAGCATGGGCTACCGGTTTTAA
- a CDS encoding serine hydrolase: MKLKIKWTLFLFSVFSFGLYSGQSNQKNPISRADSLWNTYKHENTPGMAVAIIKGGKVIYKRTYGLANLESKTPITDSTAFNIASVSKQFTAFIALLAEQEGKLSLDDDIRVYLTELSHLPYKITIRQLANHTHGLPNFSEIKKLQGFGDEFKVNNTEAVHTLLQIKRVNFPPGEHYQYNNTGFTLLAEILRRVYKKDFSQIAKEYVLNPLHMNNTLAIDDPDKIIPNKAESYQPKGSTFVKLPIGQMVSGSSNIYATLVDLCKWAANFQNPIQGSRALYNTMQKNTVLNYGKNIEYGLGLQTEKYKGLDIVFHGGGTVGYRTYILHVPSQQFSVVMLGNGQGFDGLLIAYQLVDFFLKDQEKIPVKPQKTSYAPSELKQFGGVYELNPGNYLEISTEGKDLYLGTYNHKGKELLQVIGDNKFKINSISYCKFNLQ, encoded by the coding sequence ATGAAGCTAAAAATCAAATGGACCTTGTTCCTTTTTTCTGTATTTAGTTTTGGATTATATTCCGGACAATCCAATCAAAAAAATCCGATCAGCCGGGCAGACTCTTTATGGAATACATATAAACATGAGAACACTCCGGGTATGGCTGTTGCCATTATAAAAGGTGGAAAAGTAATCTATAAGAGAACTTATGGGCTGGCCAACCTCGAAAGTAAAACCCCAATAACAGATTCTACGGCTTTTAATATTGCATCTGTTTCTAAGCAGTTTACCGCATTTATTGCCCTTTTGGCAGAACAGGAAGGAAAGTTATCATTAGATGACGATATCAGGGTTTATCTAACGGAACTGAGCCATCTTCCCTATAAAATTACAATTCGGCAGTTAGCCAATCATACCCATGGATTACCGAATTTTAGTGAAATTAAGAAATTGCAGGGCTTTGGTGATGAATTTAAAGTAAACAATACTGAAGCAGTACATACCCTTTTGCAAATTAAAAGAGTAAATTTTCCTCCGGGAGAGCACTATCAATATAATAACACTGGTTTTACATTGCTTGCTGAAATTCTTCGCAGGGTTTATAAAAAGGATTTCAGCCAAATAGCAAAGGAATATGTTCTTAATCCCTTGCATATGAACAACACCTTGGCAATAGATGATCCGGATAAAATTATTCCAAATAAGGCAGAATCCTATCAGCCAAAAGGCAGCACTTTCGTAAAACTTCCTATCGGGCAAATGGTAAGTGGCTCATCCAATATTTATGCTACGCTGGTTGATCTTTGCAAATGGGCAGCTAATTTTCAAAATCCTATACAGGGAAGCCGTGCGCTTTATAATACAATGCAAAAGAATACCGTGTTAAACTATGGAAAAAACATCGAATATGGACTGGGTCTGCAAACTGAAAAATATAAAGGTTTGGATATTGTATTTCACGGGGGTGGTACTGTTGGCTATCGTACCTATATCCTTCACGTTCCTTCGCAACAGTTTTCTGTTGTAATGCTGGGGAATGGGCAAGGTTTTGACGGCTTGCTCATTGCTTATCAGTTGGTTGATTTCTTTCTTAAAGATCAAGAAAAAATTCCTGTTAAGCCTCAAAAAACAAGTTATGCTCCGTCAGAGCTCAAACAATTTGGAGGAGTTTATGAGCTTAATCCCGGAAATTATCTTGAAATATCAACGGAAGGGAAAGATCTTTATCTAGGTACCTATAACCATAAAGGTAAAGAGCTCTTACAGGTAATTGGTGATAATAAATTTAAGATTAATTCTATTTCCTACTGCAAGTTTAACCTTCAATAA
- a CDS encoding AraC family transcriptional regulator → MSLINDLGKIIFFLFLLLSVFLITAKSKRKIPDYLFAAFLLVSVIDFSGLFISPPDSRIIKGGKLASVLLQMPLYYLYVNSACYYNFKFHKKHLLHTLPFLFFLIFFSISGISKQNYRVFDSFSIVQYYCYIIAVFLTLRNFRKLYQENYSSNHHLTYKWLMQTTVLFLIGNFFVLIRGFVDESSPVHAYLYTFTSLFVLFVISWFVLNALYRPNLFAGINKDLVPVKPVNELKEEPSQLKNLLQFMETEKPYLDDKLTLQKLAEQFNLPEKQLSLLINQHTGKHFFDFINEFRINDAKTLLKEQSQLTVLEVLYEVGFNSKSSFYTAFKKETNLTPTDYRKSMV, encoded by the coding sequence ATGTCATTAATCAACGATTTAGGTAAGATTATATTTTTCTTGTTTTTACTGTTAAGTGTTTTTCTGATTACGGCAAAATCTAAAAGAAAAATACCGGATTATTTATTTGCTGCTTTTCTATTAGTATCGGTGATAGATTTTTCCGGTTTGTTTATATCACCACCAGATTCTAGAATAATCAAAGGAGGGAAACTGGCCAGTGTATTACTGCAAATGCCGCTCTATTATTTATATGTCAATTCTGCTTGCTATTACAATTTCAAATTTCATAAGAAGCATCTTTTACATACGCTTCCTTTTTTATTCTTTCTTATTTTTTTCAGTATCTCAGGAATTTCAAAACAGAATTACAGAGTGTTTGATAGTTTTTCCATTGTTCAATATTACTGTTATATCATTGCTGTATTCCTGACACTAAGGAACTTTAGAAAATTATATCAGGAAAATTATTCCAGTAATCATCACCTTACTTATAAATGGCTGATGCAAACTACTGTTCTTTTTTTAATTGGAAATTTCTTTGTGCTCATCAGGGGCTTTGTAGACGAAAGCAGCCCGGTTCATGCCTATTTATACACCTTCACATCCCTGTTTGTATTATTTGTAATCAGCTGGTTTGTGCTGAACGCCTTATATCGCCCGAATTTGTTTGCTGGTATCAATAAAGACCTGGTTCCTGTAAAGCCGGTGAATGAATTGAAGGAGGAACCTTCACAATTGAAAAATTTACTGCAATTTATGGAAACTGAAAAGCCTTATTTAGACGATAAGCTGACATTGCAGAAATTGGCAGAACAATTTAATTTACCAGAAAAGCAACTATCATTATTGATCAATCAGCATACTGGAAAACATTTTTTCGATTTTATCAATGAGTTTAGAATTAATGATGCAAAAACGCTTCTAAAAGAGCAGTCTCAATTAACCGTACTGGAGGTATTGTACGAAGTGGGCTTCAACTCAAAATCTTCATTTTATACCGCATTTAAAAAAGAGACCAACTTAACGCCTACAGATTACAGAAAATCAATGGTTTAA
- a CDS encoding carbohydrate kinase encodes MRKINVISFGEVLFDVFGEEKKIGGAPLNLALRTVSYGFPVAMISAVGNDEDGKVILDYTKENALETSGIIVSSEYDTGIVQVSLNERGSATYEIKFPSAWDFISVDEKIMDTVKEADVFFYGSLACRNDVSQKTLFSILDSNDKMFKVFDVNLRKPFYNIQLLEKLMNRADFIKFNDEEILEIAAGMGFESEDLESNIKFISEKTNTPAICVTLGKHGSILLWNNQLYRHEGYPVKVADTVGAGDSFLASLIAKLLSDQNPDEALNFASAVGALVASYSGANPKIESSEIDAFLKENAY; translated from the coding sequence ATAAGAAAAATTAATGTAATAAGTTTTGGAGAAGTCCTTTTCGATGTTTTTGGAGAAGAGAAGAAAATTGGCGGAGCACCACTCAATCTGGCTCTCAGAACGGTATCTTACGGATTTCCTGTTGCAATGATCAGTGCGGTAGGAAATGATGAAGACGGAAAGGTAATTCTGGATTACACCAAAGAAAATGCTCTTGAAACTTCCGGAATCATTGTTTCTTCGGAATATGATACAGGCATTGTTCAGGTCTCCTTAAATGAACGTGGTTCTGCAACATATGAGATAAAATTTCCTTCTGCATGGGATTTTATCAGTGTTGATGAAAAAATAATGGATACCGTAAAAGAGGCGGATGTTTTTTTCTATGGAAGTCTTGCCTGCAGAAATGACGTTTCTCAAAAGACGCTTTTCTCCATATTAGATTCCAATGATAAAATGTTTAAAGTTTTTGATGTGAATCTAAGAAAGCCGTTTTACAATATTCAGCTTCTGGAAAAGCTTATGAACAGGGCAGATTTTATCAAATTTAATGATGAGGAAATATTGGAAATTGCTGCCGGAATGGGATTTGAATCCGAGGATCTGGAATCAAATATCAAGTTTATATCAGAAAAAACAAACACGCCTGCAATCTGTGTAACGCTAGGAAAACATGGTTCTATCCTGCTGTGGAATAATCAATTGTACAGACACGAAGGTTATCCTGTGAAAGTAGCAGATACAGTAGGAGCAGGAGATTCTTTCTTGGCCAGCCTGATTGCGAAACTGCTTTCAGATCAAAATCCTGATGAAGCTCTTAATTTTGCCAGTGCCGTCGGTGCTTTGGTCGCAAGTTACTCCGGTGCAAATCCTAAAATAGAAAGTTCTGAAATCGATGCATTTTTGAAAGAGAATGCTTATTGA
- a CDS encoding glycoside hydrolase family 32 protein, producing MSIKKIYVAAVLALATFSCQNHDSDTEVNPEDIYSKTNIFPQPPNQWMGENNPYYTEGYAGDVMPYYENGKFHLFFLHDAKTKPAGEGFHDIHSFETSNFTDFTYHGRQISYGTSSEADFGVGTGSLVKVGNTYYYYYTGHNEVASFLSGNPRESVLLATSTDMKNWTKVKNFKITAPAGYYDYEFRDPHVFFNSEDGKYWMLVSAQTSDKKAVVLKFTTTNPSTGNWTVENPIYTTNSSENYIMLECPDLFKMGNYWYLVFSENWSSNTGTHYRISTSPNGPWTTPQNDRFDGSYLYAAKTVSDNTNRYLVGWTARKTPENNTGGKDWAGNIVAHRLVQNSDGTLAVKPVSGLPSVFGQNTPLSVDKITGNASQNGNNFNLSANSQVTFSKLQKANQITFTLNVSAGKAGIILAQDTDAGSGVKIAFEPANKRIAAYVMNSGSEDLMNFYSLSSVSGTSYTVTASISNDVCVIYINDKIAFTNRIYNIVNKKWSIFSSSESSFSNINIKNPN from the coding sequence ATGTCAATTAAAAAAATATATGTAGCAGCCGTACTTGCGCTGGCAACATTCTCCTGTCAGAATCACGATTCGGATACGGAGGTTAATCCGGAAGATATTTACAGCAAAACCAACATTTTTCCGCAGCCGCCCAATCAGTGGATGGGAGAGAACAATCCCTATTATACGGAAGGCTATGCAGGCGATGTAATGCCTTATTATGAAAACGGAAAGTTCCATCTTTTCTTTCTCCACGATGCAAAAACAAAACCCGCAGGAGAGGGATTTCACGATATTCATAGCTTCGAGACCAGTAATTTTACAGATTTTACTTATCATGGAAGACAGATTTCTTACGGAACATCATCAGAAGCCGATTTTGGAGTGGGAACGGGAAGCCTTGTAAAGGTAGGAAATACCTATTATTACTATTACACCGGTCATAATGAAGTAGCTTCGTTCCTTTCTGGCAATCCACGGGAGAGCGTTCTGTTAGCAACAAGTACAGATATGAAAAACTGGACGAAGGTCAAGAATTTTAAAATCACTGCTCCGGCAGGATATTATGATTATGAATTCCGTGACCCGCATGTTTTCTTTAATTCTGAAGACGGAAAATACTGGATGCTGGTTTCTGCTCAGACCTCTGACAAGAAAGCAGTTGTACTTAAATTTACTACTACCAATCCGTCAACAGGAAACTGGACCGTAGAAAATCCGATTTATACAACCAACTCTTCCGAAAATTATATTATGCTGGAATGTCCGGATCTTTTCAAAATGGGCAATTATTGGTATCTTGTTTTTTCTGAAAACTGGAGCAGCAATACCGGAACGCATTACCGCATTTCGACTTCACCAAACGGACCTTGGACTACGCCTCAGAATGACCGTTTTGACGGCTCTTATCTCTATGCAGCCAAAACGGTTTCAGATAATACAAACCGCTATTTAGTAGGATGGACCGCAAGAAAAACTCCTGAAAATAATACCGGTGGAAAAGACTGGGCAGGAAATATTGTTGCTCACAGACTGGTTCAGAATTCGGACGGAACACTGGCTGTGAAACCGGTTTCAGGATTACCATCTGTATTTGGTCAAAATACTCCGTTATCAGTTGATAAAATCACTGGAAATGCATCTCAGAATGGCAATAACTTTAATTTATCCGCCAATTCTCAGGTCACTTTTTCGAAGCTTCAGAAAGCCAATCAGATTACCTTTACCTTGAATGTATCTGCAGGAAAAGCAGGAATTATTCTGGCACAGGATACCGATGCCGGAAGCGGAGTTAAAATTGCATTTGAACCTGCAAATAAGAGGATCGCAGCTTATGTAATGAATTCCGGTTCGGAAGATCTTATGAATTTTTATTCATTAAGTTCGGTTTCAGGGACATCATATACTGTAACGGCTTCCATAAGCAACGATGTTTGTGTGATCTATATCAATGATAAAATAGCATTTACCAATAGAATTTATAATATCGTTAATAAAAAATGGAGTATTTTTAGTTCTTCAGAGAGTTCATTCAGTAATATCAATATCAAAAATCCCAATTAA
- a CDS encoding DUF4960 domain-containing protein, whose translation MKTIFKKTHMIIILLMFAAFIWSCDSQVEDGLVTDVSVNVSSFSVNGVSGEIDHKNDKITVTLPYDTSVKALAPVIEIPQGAVVSPISGATVDFSQPVKFKVKNGNIYKDYLVTVKAQDPIISFKINGLSATINNSSKTISLTMPEGTNLTALQPVIETGNGVSINPASGATINFTSPVSFTVSNGSITEVYTAKVTTPVSGPSVAFLGMAATRTGLTNPDEIAASDWLFGKYSGAVYVSMADVASGAANLTGINVIWWHFDSATALPGDALNTNVTSKIKTYLNGGGNILLTSFAAQYVDALGIVPAGKGPNNVFGDFLPNGFIDTGSDWGISFKGYENHPVFDGLQTYESGKANLLEKGTFRLNHTAWWFLPDWGGYVNGAGWRSQTGGNNIASEAWDNTLDGRVAIAEFPGGTANKKCMVICTGAYDWYNETVNGNPSQPNSFQDNIKKMTENSLNYLVTH comes from the coding sequence ATGAAAACGATATTCAAGAAAACTCATATGATCATCATTCTGCTGATGTTTGCGGCTTTTATCTGGTCTTGCGACAGTCAGGTGGAAGATGGACTTGTTACGGATGTTTCAGTCAATGTTTCTTCTTTCAGCGTGAATGGTGTTTCAGGGGAAATTGACCATAAAAATGATAAAATCACGGTTACGCTTCCTTACGATACAAGCGTTAAGGCATTGGCTCCGGTTATTGAAATTCCGCAGGGTGCTGTAGTTTCGCCGATCTCAGGAGCAACAGTTGATTTTTCACAGCCGGTTAAATTCAAAGTAAAAAATGGCAACATCTACAAAGATTATCTGGTCACTGTAAAAGCTCAGGATCCGATTATCAGCTTTAAGATCAACGGATTATCCGCAACAATTAATAATTCGAGCAAAACCATTTCTCTTACAATGCCGGAGGGAACAAATCTTACCGCATTGCAGCCGGTAATAGAAACCGGAAATGGTGTCAGCATCAATCCTGCATCGGGAGCAACCATTAATTTTACTAGTCCGGTTTCGTTTACTGTTTCTAATGGCAGTATAACGGAAGTGTATACGGCTAAAGTAACAACGCCTGTTTCCGGACCGTCTGTTGCATTCCTTGGAATGGCTGCTACAAGAACAGGATTGACAAATCCGGATGAGATTGCAGCTTCTGACTGGCTTTTTGGAAAATATTCAGGGGCAGTGTACGTTTCGATGGCTGATGTCGCAAGTGGTGCAGCCAATCTTACGGGAATTAATGTGATCTGGTGGCATTTTGACTCGGCTACCGCTCTGCCGGGCGATGCGCTGAATACAAATGTAACTTCCAAAATCAAGACTTATCTTAATGGCGGAGGAAATATTTTGCTTACAAGCTTTGCTGCACAATACGTTGACGCATTGGGAATAGTTCCTGCAGGAAAAGGACCGAATAATGTTTTTGGAGATTTTCTTCCAAACGGATTTATAGATACAGGAAGTGATTGGGGAATCTCTTTCAAAGGATATGAGAATCATCCGGTTTTCGATGGTCTTCAGACGTACGAATCCGGGAAAGCGAATCTGCTTGAGAAAGGGACATTCCGTTTGAATCATACGGCGTGGTGGTTCCTTCCGGATTGGGGTGGTTACGTAAATGGTGCAGGCTGGAGAAGCCAGACAGGTGGTAATAATATTGCCAGCGAGGCTTGGGATAATACTTTGGACGGACGTGTTGCTATTGCTGAATTTCCCGGCGGAACGGCCAACAAAAAATGTATGGTCATCTGTACAGGTGCCTACGACTGGTACAATGAAACCGTGAACGGAAATCCGAGCCAGCCCAACTCGTTTCAGGATAACATCAAAAAGATGACGGAGAACAGTCTCAATTATCTTGTAACCCATTAA
- a CDS encoding RagB/SusD family nutrient uptake outer membrane protein, whose translation MKKNILLTIAFAFLLGTTSCNDFLDNEPRGVLSETDVVTPQNVDGFVVAAYASLGNDHYDTPFSLWPYGNVRSDDAYKGGSGTNDIQTFHFFEISNNIRSDFGELDRLWYLNYVGISRCNKAIAALKQLSDSEYPNKQKRIAEMSFVRGHYYFLLKTLFKYVPYVDENTPIEDYPKISNRAKNDQQLWEAIASNFEFAAANLPATQSEVGRPKKSAAYAYLAKVRLYQAYEQDDNYTVTQVNPVTLQKSIDAANQVIGNYSLEPDFGYNFMPGAHENGPEAVFSIQYSDNDGTLFGRLNYGDVLSLPQGLGCCDFHKPSQNLVNAFKTTPQGLPMFDTFNDVDLNYNQLNSYKVDPRLYHTVALPGLPWKYEENKIFQESWSRSPGTYGYYSSLKENVPVGCGCTVNVDPFYGNSKNRIIIRYSDVLLMKAEALIELGQINEALPLINQVRQRAANSTVLTGSYTTNNLISKYEPGVNCTWNQDFARKALRWERRMEFAMEGSRFFDLVRWGTTAGTMNTYYSGEKTKRAYYSQAGFDHGIEEYCPIPLAQINFSQGLYKQNNGY comes from the coding sequence ATGAAAAAGAATATACTTTTAACAATAGCTTTTGCCTTTTTGCTGGGAACTACTTCCTGCAACGATTTTCTGGACAATGAGCCGAGAGGTGTCCTGTCAGAGACCGATGTTGTAACGCCTCAGAATGTGGATGGTTTTGTGGTTGCAGCCTATGCATCTCTTGGAAACGACCATTATGATACCCCTTTCAGTCTTTGGCCTTATGGGAATGTCCGTTCTGATGATGCGTACAAAGGAGGAAGCGGAACCAATGATATCCAGACCTTTCACTTTTTTGAAATTTCAAACAACATCCGTTCGGATTTTGGCGAATTAGACAGGTTATGGTATCTCAATTATGTAGGGATTTCCAGATGTAACAAAGCAATTGCAGCTCTTAAACAGCTTTCAGATTCAGAATACCCGAACAAGCAAAAGCGGATTGCCGAGATGAGTTTCGTAAGAGGACATTACTACTTTTTGCTGAAAACGTTATTTAAATATGTGCCTTATGTCGATGAAAATACACCAATTGAAGATTATCCGAAAATCTCCAACAGGGCAAAGAACGACCAACAGTTATGGGAAGCGATTGCTTCTAATTTTGAATTCGCTGCGGCTAATCTGCCTGCAACACAGTCAGAAGTCGGAAGACCAAAGAAAAGTGCTGCTTATGCTTATCTTGCTAAAGTAAGGCTGTATCAGGCGTATGAACAGGATGATAACTATACGGTAACACAGGTAAATCCTGTAACGCTTCAGAAATCTATTGATGCTGCCAATCAGGTGATCGGAAATTACTCATTGGAGCCGGATTTTGGATATAATTTTATGCCGGGAGCACACGAAAACGGTCCGGAAGCAGTTTTTTCCATTCAATATTCTGACAATGACGGAACGCTTTTCGGAAGGCTCAATTACGGTGATGTACTTTCTCTGCCACAAGGTTTGGGATGCTGCGATTTTCATAAGCCGAGCCAGAATCTGGTGAACGCATTCAAAACGACACCTCAGGGATTACCGATGTTCGATACTTTTAATGATGTGGATCTGAATTACAATCAACTAAACAGTTACAAAGTGGATCCGAGATTGTATCACACCGTTGCCTTGCCCGGACTGCCTTGGAAATACGAAGAAAACAAAATCTTTCAGGAAAGCTGGAGCAGAAGTCCGGGAACCTATGGATATTATTCTTCATTGAAGGAAAATGTACCTGTAGGATGTGGCTGTACTGTGAATGTAGACCCTTTTTACGGAAATTCCAAAAACAGAATCATCATAAGATATTCCGATGTTTTGCTGATGAAAGCCGAAGCCTTAATTGAACTCGGACAAATCAACGAAGCGTTGCCATTAATCAACCAGGTGAGACAGAGAGCTGCCAATAGTACAGTTCTTACAGGAAGTTACACCACCAACAATTTGATCAGCAAATATGAACCGGGCGTGAACTGCACCTGGAACCAGGATTTTGCAAGAAAAGCGTTGCGATGGGAGAGAAGAATGGAGTTTGCCATGGAAGGAAGCCGTTTCTTTGACCTTGTGAGATGGGGAACTACGGCAGGAACGATGAATACCTATTATTCCGGCGAAAAAACAAAAAGGGCTTACTATTCTCAGGCAGGATTTGACCATGGAATCGAAGAATATTGCCCAATTCCATTGGCTCAAATCAATTTCAGCCAGGGACTGTACAAACAAAATAATGGATACTAA